GgctcgcggcgcaggcgcggctcgaggcggcgcgcgcGATCCCGCGGTTCTTTGTCAacgtcatcgacgaggacggcacggTGCTCGAGAAACACGGGCTCGCCGGGTTCATAGGCACGGTAGAGAGCCGCATCACGTACAACCTGTGGCCCGACGCGGGTGCGAGGGACGAGCGCGGGGGCCTGGTCGAGATGGCGGACCTGATGGCAAGCAACGGTGAGGACGTGGCGGCGAGCGGGAGAGAAGGTTGTCAGGGGCGGTGGAACGCGTCGCCGACTCTGCCGGATAAAAAGGACAAGGAGAGGTGGTGGCACACCGAGAGAGGACGGTGGTATCAGCCTGAACTAGCATGATCTTCGGTGGCCGAAGCACGGAAGCAGCGCTGGAGCTCCGAGACGACGGACGCGAGGATGGCTCCGTTGTGCAGCTTTCCTCTTTTTGCTTTGTTCTTTCATGTCTGATGAAATGACCGTCTTATGATACCTACATCTCGGATTGTCCCGGATGGGGGAAGATACCAACGAGGATTCTGAACGCTGAGAAGATAGCACACATGTAACGTATATAATGTTTATATTGGTATTTTCCAAAGTACACGGGACAGATAGGACGGAAATGGAAACGAAGAGCCTCTGCGTGAGAGGTGTGTCTTTCGTTGTTGATGAAGCACAATGGGCCACGCATTCTGAGAGCAGCACCGTCCGTGTTACTGTGAGACGAGATGGGACCGTTCGCCCTACCTCCCAGGTACCTATGTGTGTCGATCTTGTTCCGGAGGCGCCGCGCCTGTCTTGGATGCGGTGGACCTGGTTTTATGTTCTTTTGAGAACCCGCTCAGGTGAGGAAAGTGTTCTGCGCAAAGACTCGTGGGTTTCTGGGGTTGTGACACGAAACAGGAAACGAGCGAGTTTAAAGCTCAAGCTTCTCTAGTTGCTGCTGGTTGCTGCCTGTGCTCATCCTGCCATGTGGCAGTTGCGTGGTGGCGAGGGCTACAGGCTGCTCAGTGCACGCAGTACGATGGGGACCTTACCTAGGccaggtacctaggtaggtaggtaggtagtgtagGCACCAGTGGTTAGGTGGGTAAGTAAGGTAGGTCTAaacgaagggggggggggcacaaGGAGCTTGGTAGAAACGTCTAGGGAATCCTATTCTCCCCGTTTCGTTtgcctccctctcccgccCCCACCATTCCACCTGCCTGTTGACGATTGATCCCCCCCACTTGATTGACCCCCCAGGACGTCCGTCAGCCTCAATGCAACAACCTCCGACGACTCACCGAACATCACCTTGGGCAGTCTCGAATCGTTCATCTCAATATTGACAGCGTCAAGCTCAgtttctcctcctccgtccaAATCCTCAATTTTGAGTGGCCATTTTGCTGCCGCTGAATCAACGGTGCCTGTCTTGGGTGGCGGGGTTCTTCCACCAAAGACGACTCCGGAGACCGTACCCCCAGGAACCCCACCCGGTGAACTActtctctccatctccaccGACTCATACgaatacctacctaccttatcAACATCCTAGCACGATAGAGCATAATTATCTTGACCCGGACAACTGCAGTTGAAGCAACGTCCCAGCGTCTCAGCGTCCAACGTCCATCTCCGGGGAGCGCCTCCGGCAAACCCGCAACGATGTCGGAAGAAAGGACGATCCGCATCTTTTGCTTCGGTGACTCGCTGACGGCGGGGTATTCGGCCTACGGCGCCGTCTACCATCCGTACTCCATCACCCTCGCCAAGAAGCTCTCGCGGGATCTCTCGAACACGCGTGTTGTCGCGACCGACAACGGTATGCCCGGGGACTTGGTCTCGCAGGGCGCCTTTGAGAAGCGGTtcgagagcgagagtgagTGTTTCACATGCTCATGCTCTGTCTACTTACTCTCGGGGGTTTACCCCTTATTTTAAACTTGAGGGCTTGCATTTTGCCCCTTGTTTTCTTGTTCTTTACCATAAAAAACCACTCGCTTAACTATTCTATGATACCCCTTGAGGTTCGTGCTGATGTATAGCTACAGTGAGCCAGAACACATATGACTGGGTTATCGTATTAGGCGGCACGAAGTAAGTTCAGCGTCGCACTTATTCTTCTACTGGAAGCCAATGGGCCACATACGAACTTCGTGATACTGACGCTCGATAACCAGTGATCTCGCCTACAGCGTACCTCCAGAAAGGATATTCGACTCCCTTCGCCGGGTCTACGACTCGGCCGTAGCCAAGGGGAGCAAAGTCCTCGCCCTTACAGTCCCCGAACGCGCCGCCAAGAATGAAGGGCTCGAAACTCTCCGGCGACAGCTCAATAACGCCATCCTCTCATACCAGTCACCTAACTAGTACGTCTTCTTTCTCTAGccttctcccctctcccctctccgGTCCCTCTCCTCGACCGGTGTCGACGAGATTGCCCTCTGCTTGGATGCTGACCACccatgcacacacacagccACGCCTTCGACCTCAATTCCAGGATTCCCTACCACTCTCTGACCGAGCGGGAACGCAAGCGGTACTGGGATGACGGCCTACACCTAACGGCCGCCGGCTACGACTGGATGGGCGcccacgtcgccgaggctctcggcgacctcgtcgagctggaACGGAACCCGGATTCGCGGAGGGCGCGGCGCGCGCGGCGCcacatcgaggaggagatctgcttcgacgaggaggacggcgatcCGCGGTCGCTCAGCGGAGGGTATGTGGTCGTGCGCATGAGAGACTTGAACTAGCTAGATACCTTGTACTTCATATTTAAAGGAAACGTTGGTGGCGAATGGACATCGTCATGTCTTCGTTTTCGTTATCCCTTTCCTCGCTCTGGTCTATCTATCGGCGGCTGGctgactggctggccagTCAACCGGCATCTCCGCTCTCTGTTATGGTCTGCTGTGCTATGCCTCTTTTGATCGCATGAATGAATCCATTTCCCCCTCCCGTCCTAAACGCCAATGATTCCCCTTTTCTTGTACAACGCCGGTTTGGTGTGTTCGAACATCCACTAaccatctcccccccccccataaCAATCATATCAGACGACTAAGTTGGTCTCCACAAAGTCCTGTGTCAAGTGCGGGCTGTTAGAGACGCCATACCTCTTCGATGGGCGGGGGAAGGAGAATGAGAGGAAATGATGCAAGGGGAAAACAACTTACGGGAAACTGCTTCTGCAGAGCATTGGTCACGTTctccacctcctcggccatgcTCTGCACGTTAGCGTCCCACCGCCGCATCTCCTTCCCGATGACGACCTCGGAACGTccgctgcccttcttcccggacgcctcgccgccctcgaacCAGatgacctcctcgagctggtcgaTCCGGCCCAGCAACCGGCCCTGCTCAATCattctcgccgtcgtctcctcggccctctcaccgtcgaggccgagcagggAGCCGAGCGCTTCGAAGCCGATGTTGCGGTACAGCCGCGACGCGCCGAGCAAGTTGTGTTccacgacggccttggcTAGCACCGTGGACCCGTCGGCCGTGGTCGCGAGCTGGTGCGGCTGCAGGCCCTGCGCGAATTTGTCCACCTCCTCGGGCGCGAGCAGCCGGTCAAAGAACATCTTCTCCAACATGCCGAACTCGTCCAGCCCCGCTGACCGCTCGTCCTTGTAAAGCCTCCCCAGCGCGCGGCTCCGCATCGGGCCCGCGGGGGCGAGGATTGCGCACTTGACGGCCATGCCGAGGGTGTGCAGgcgctcttcctcggcgatggccggGCTGACGCTGATCTCGTGGTAGCGGCCGCTGGCCCCGAGGAAGTCGCGCTTCGAGTCGAGGATGCGGGCCTGCGAGAGCTTGAAGTGcaggtcgaggtcgcggtCCTGGACCGTATGCATGATGTTCTTGAGCTTGTTGACGTacgtctcggcggcggtagtgtcgtcgacctcgaggtaGTTCCGCGCAATGCGGACCCAGACGCGTGCCTTGTCGTCGTTTGTTACCTTACGCTGGGAACCGTCGAGAGGGATCTCGGCGAGCGTCTTGGCGGCGTCAAGGAAGTCCTCGTTGTTCTCgtgggcctcggcgacgagctcgcggatggcggcggcctggtcGAGGAAGGATGACGCCTGCGGACCCGCGGCGAGCTGGGACAGGGTGTGGTTCCCGACGGCGATCCAAAGGTCGTCGTTCTTGAGGTcgcggagggcggcgacgaaggcggccagTACGGTGCGCGTCGACACAATgccgagggaggcggcgaagaaggcgtcgagaacggcggcgaggtcggcggccgccgtggcgggggaggagagggtcttgatgtcggcgatgatggatTCGTAGGCCATCGTCTTGTCCCCCGGTACGGACTCGGCTTGGGCGAGCCGCTCGGCGACCTTTTGCGAGAGCGCCATAGTCGGTGCGTTTGTTCGGATGTGTGTATACTCGTATGCTGGTGGTCCGCAGTTTCGTTCTTGGTTCGTTCTACTTTTGgacggagaggaggaggcgttCGCAAGCTCGTGGTTGGGTGATGGTGGTTTACTGGTGATGTCGCAGAGCTCCAGCAGTTGAGCTGCTGAAGGTTGTCATTGGTACCTACGGAAGGTTAGGCAAGCATGGTGGGGTAAGAGCTGTGAGGGGGCCCAGTTGTAGGGTTGTGCAGGGACcccgggcggcgggcggaggATGCGGGAGAGTTCAATCAGCACCTAACGATGGGGTTCAAGTTGATGAGGCATTCTTTCCCAGGTCGACGAAGGATTTTCGGATTGCTACCAGAAGAGGAAATGTATATTCACTGTGGTGAATAGCTTGCTCACGAATAGCACTTCttgtctggtctggtctggtcttCCGTTCCAAAACGCGACCTAAAGAGCCAAAGACTTGAATCAAATTGCCATGCTTTGATGCATTGATCTGAATCGCATGACAACCCTCGCACTACGTTCCCACGCCATCGGGATTTGGACTTATAAGCGTTCAACTTGGTCCGGAGTCTCTAGGGATGTAGGCAAGGACACTTACATCCAATGTGAAAATATATCGAGTGAACGCATGACCTCATGCTTTGACCGATGCACGAGGTAGTCATGAAATTCTACTCAGGCAAGGAATTTCATCATCCATATTGAAAGTCATAACAGTTCCTCACTTTCATCGCCAATAACCATAGAGACTCGAACTCATACGAGTCCGCTGTTGATGCATTGCAAAGGGCAACTAGAGACAGAGTTTTTTCTCTCTGGTACGAAGTCATATAAAGACAGTGATGAGATCAAGAGCTCCAGCCGATATTTTCCGTAGCAAACAGGTAGAGTAAGACTGGCCAGCGACGAGACGTCTCAGTTGAATGATCGGAGAGTAGAGAGTTGGGTTGACGGAGATGCTAGACTGTTTTGGGGATGATGTGTTTGGTCGACCGGGAATTTTTGCCAAAACACGACTCGCCCCATTTCGTCAATTTTGTCCACTTCCTTCATCGTATGACAGGGATTGGTGGAGTCGAAAAGATATGTGTTGTACAAGCATTAATGAATTATGAAAATGCCGGGTATCTCACAATATCGGCCCACGATCGGCTGATGATGACAACCAAATCCTCCTAGCCCATATGTGCGCTTTTCTCCTACTATACAGGGACAAGGCtgcccttctctctctctctctctctctctctctctctctctctctcttctatCAGTGTTGCAGAACAATCGGCTTCCCGGCTTCCCAGTTGTTCAAGCTTTCCTGAATGTTGACCCAGTACCGGAGCTTTACGGCCTCGCGCTTCGCCgtctcgatgtcgtcgtgCCGAAAGGCCTCCTCAAGTACCTCCTCGCTCTCGCGTATGCGCTCGTCGTTGGCCGCGCGCTGGCCTTCGAGCTCGCTCTCGCTTGCCGCCTCCTCAATCTCTTCGCGCGCCTCGAGTACAATCATCAGCAGGTCCGGGTCTTCGACCTTGAGCGTCTCGTCGTTAgccacgtcgacgccgcgcagTGAGAGCAGGTACTGCGCGCGCAGAAGTGGGTTCGATAGTGTCTTGTACGCCTCGTTGATgcgcgccgacgtcgcctcCGCCCGCGCCTTGAGCTCCGCTGGATGCATATCCGGGTGCGCCTTGGCCTGCAGCCGGAGGAACTCGCGGCGGAGGGCGCGCTGGTCGATGGGGAAATGACCCTTAGGCGGCGGGCCGTCAGGTAGTGTGATGGGAAAGAATTCGTAGTGCGTCATGCGAGGCTTGCTCTCTTGTGAACCCGAGTCGGTCGTTTCGCTGCTCcgtgccggcgccgctggcCTGAAGAGGGGAACAGTTCCCGAGATCCATCGCTTCTGGTTCGCACTAGTAGAAAGTCCCGAAGACCACCGCATATGTGTCGCGGCTCGTGAACTATTGGCAGCCGCCAACATCGCAGATGGCCGGGCCATTGTCGCCTGTTGCCGGCATCTCGTGCAAAGGCGAGAAATATCTCTTGCGCCGGTCGTGAATGAAACACGCATGGTTGTCAAGTGGTGTTTTTTTATGTCGAATGTGATTCGAAAACAGGATTATCAAATGCTCGTGGAAAACTGTCGAGATTGAGTTACTGTAGAGTTGCCCAAAAAGTCGACCAGGAAACAAATTGCGACTGTTTGCCCCCGAGCAAGTGGAATGGATGACGTCCCCGTAAATTGATTGCCGCGCCAAAGCGAAGCGAAGCGTCTAGCGCCGAGAGCCGCCGACATGTCCGAAGTCGGGGCAAGTCGGGGTTACCTCGCGTGCCCCCGGTGTTCTTTCCACGACGCGGTCCCCACCCCTCCATGGCCTCTCCAGTGCTCCACGGAACGCTTGACCAAAAAGTGCACGGTGATTCGATGACTGACGGGCTCCTCTCTGGCTGGCCCCAACCCCGGATCAACCCTCCCCCCACGGGCTTGGTTTCTGGCATAGACGTACGGGGTAATTCCTGCCGAATGGTTGGCGGCTTAACTACGATGATGTGCCCGCTTGGTCAGTTGTTGAGATCTCTCACAAATTTTTCTGACCAGTGTGTTCCTCGAGTCCTCAATCGCTGACACCATGTCCAAGGTATTCACTGCTGAAGAAGGTTGGTCTAGGGTGCTCTCCACGGCTGTGCGTCCGAGCCAATGCTAATACTGCCTCATAGTGGCCAAGCACAACAGCCCCGAGAGCTGCTGGGTAGTGCTCTACGGCAAAGTGTACGACGTGACCGAATTCCTCCCTTCTCACCCCGGCGGTTCCAAGATTATTGTGAAGCTTTCCGGCAAAGATGCGACGGAGGAGTACGACCCGATCCACCCACCGGGTATCCTTGAGGAGAACCTCAAGCCCGAGAACTGCCTTGGCACCGTAGACCCCGAGTCACTGGCACTGCTACAATCCGCTGCCGCGAAGGCTGCTTCACAGAAGCCTAGAGAGGGTCCCCCAAGACTGGAGACGCTGCTCAACATTGAAGAGATCGAGGAAGCTGCTACGAAACTCATACCCAAGAAGGCATGGGCGTACTACTTCTCTGCCGCTGACGACTTGTGGAGCAagagcaacaacaacaaggcATACAGGCAGATCCTTCTACGGCCGCGGGTTTTCGTTGACTGCACGCAAGTTGATACCTCTACAAACCTGCTGGGTCACCATGTGGGAACCCCCTTGTTCGTGGCACCGGCCGCCATGGCGAGACTCGCTCACCCAGATGGCGAGCGAGGTATTGCAAGAGCGGCGGCCAAGTTCAACGCGATGCAATGCGTATCGAACAACGCGTCCATGACCCCTGAGCAAATCATCGAGGGGTCACCCGAAGGCCAGGTCTTCGGCTGGCAGCTCTACGTTCAGAATGACCGGGCCAAGAGCGAGGCTATGCTGAAGCGAATCAATGCCATGAAGGACCGGTACAAGTATATTACCTTGACTCTGGATGCCCCATGGCCCGGGAAGCGTGAGCTCGACGAGAAGCAGCAGTTCGAGGGCGCATTCGAGGTCGAGTCCGAGTCCAACTCtaaggaggacgaggcgaagcggccgggcggcggcggtgttggcCAGCAGCTGTTCTTTGGCACGGCGGCTGACCTGACATGGAAGACGACCCTCCCTTGGCTGGCACAGCACACCGACTTGCCCATCGTCTTGAAAGGGCTGCAGACGCACGAAGATGCCTACCTAGCGGCGAAGTACGCCCCGCAGGTAAAGGCCATCATCCTGTCGAACCACGGCGGTCGCGCCCTTGATACGGCCCCTCCTGCAGTCCACACGCTGCTCGAGATCCGCAAGTACTGCCCCGAAGTATTTGACAAGATCGAGGTCtgggtcgacggcggcatcaagCGCGGAACCGACATTGTCAAGGCTTTATGCCTGGGTGCAAAggctgtcggcgtcggtcgtGCTGCGCTGTTCGgtctcggtgccggcggccaggccggTGTTGAGAGGACGTATGAGAGTGAGTATTGTTGGGGGACGTCTTGTTGTCGACGGGCCGCTAACTTTAATCCCACAGTTCTCCAGGCAGAGATGGAGACATGCATGAGACTGCTCGGCGCCAAGAGCGTCAGCGATCTGGGCCCCCATTTTGTAAGCTACACCACCACGATCCCCCAGCACAAGATTTGAGCGAGACTTCAGATGCTGATACGTGCGGCAGATCAACACCCGCGCGGTGGAAAGAGACATCTTCGACGGCGAGTCTGGGATCGAGAATAAGGTCAGCCTTTGGGTGAAGTCGAAGCTGTGATACAGACGCTCGATTGAGCTAGTTACTGGGAACTGAGTTGGAACAGCCAAGGAGGGCCGCATTTCCCAGTTTGCGTCGGGCGGACGAGGGGTAAATGGCATCGTTTCGTCGTGAAGCCGAGCAACTGCATGCGTAAAGCATCGACGAATGGAGGTGGGATGCATCTCACTGAGTTCGGGATATGTCTAGATCCTTTGAGAAGTCGAGATGAGACGAAGCGGTGCAGAATGCAGAAGGGGGTCCGGAGCAGAACAAGGACTGATACCAGGCATATACAACATTGTCACGATCCTGCTCGCTCTGTCATTTTGGGCGGGCATCGTAGAATCATACACAAGGCTCCTTTGGGGAGAAAGATATATGAGGGGTTTGGGTTTCTTGCGAATTTAGACTTTGGATGCCagtacacatacacacatacacacacagagagagagagagaagtacaccaccatcatcgacatcCATTTTTACCATCTCGTCACTGGCCGGTCCGACGTGCCCCAAATTCCCTCGGTACAACGACACGACAAAGTTTCTTTCGTTCGCTGCCCGGGAGCATATCAGGGCAATGTCACCCTGGGGCCGCCCCTCCGACCCGTCAAGGCGGATATTGACGTGCCACTTCAGTTCATTCTCGGTCAGAAAACGTGCAACGATGTCTGATAGGCCAAGGACAGTAATGGGAGAGTAGTCAGGCCAGGGTGGGTATGCCGTCGCGTGAGaccctttttttcttccgTCTCAGGAAACCTTGAAGAGCCCAACTCTCGTTTCCCGCCAACATCGTCTACGGCTATACGAACGGCAAGGTCAGAGGCCCGGCCACAAGCTCATGAACAATCCTTCCCCTAGATGACGAGCCAAAGTGGTTGCCGCGGGTGTGTTGTAACGCGTGTGAGGGCGCCATGTACTTACTCTACACATACCCGGTGGGTTATTGGTTCACAAGGTTTCTGAAGCTGACCCCTCTGCTTCCTAGCTAGTTCATATCCAGTTTGCCTGTTTCCTGCCCGCTTCCCAGCTTCCATTATGAAATTTCTGCGAGGATGATCTTACACTGGCGTCTTGACATGCAGGCCGGCCCAGCCTGACTAAATCGGCCGATCGTTACTTTGGGCGTGGAAAGTGCGGCAGCGCAGAATGAAGAATCGGACATGGCACGTGTCAGGTTGGAGGGTGAGCCTACGAAATGTCATATCAGAATTTTAACCTTCGCTTCTTACAGATACCAAAAGGACATTGTCGGTGCATGATTTAGGCTGGGGGCATGCAAGGGCCTGGATCGTCTCCCCTTGTTTCGCCTTCTGAGTGGCTTCCCCAGTGCTAAGGCTTTGCTAGCCCCGCTGCTACCCGAACGATGCCCAGACTCTGGGGGATGTCGCCTGCCTGGCTTCAATGCAGTGGAGGTTGGTGGGTGAGTGGGCCACAACCAAGCCAAATGTCCCTGGTACCCACACCTAGCTCAATTATCGCGAGAAGCAAGGTACAAATATGTACTTGGTGTACTCTTCGCGCGGATTGCAAAGGTCCTTCCGCGTCTTGCAGGCAAACCATTGGCCTTTTTTATGTCAAATCTCCGAGCCCGCCCATCAAGGGCCAATCCAGGGCCATTGCCCGCCCTTTTCGGCCGTCGACAGCTGCCTTTTCTGCGCCGCTTCCTGGTCTGACTGCCTCTGGGCCTTACCCAATCGTGCCACTCGCGCATGCACGCCATGGTTTCTGTTGCACCCATCTACTGGCAAAGCCACTGTCATTATCCCATGTGACAGCAGCTCCTTGGGCACCCGCTGCcattgtgtgtgtgggcaAACTCGGTGGTGAACTCGTACAGACATATTGGCAATAAAACATATCGTCTGAGCCTTGAGCTAGAAACCCGGCTTACAACCAAAATACCACACCATCTCTGGAATAGAACATTGGCCTATCAGACGCATTACACTGCCAACGACTTAAACGAAGATAGTTGGCGCTAGATGCTGGGCTGCTTATATCCTCGAAAAGCACACTCCTATAACCTACAGAAGCTGACTGGTTTACAAAAATAAAAAGTACTGCGAGACCTTATTGTGGCGGCTGCTGACGAGTTTCCCCCGCGGCGATTTAGGCCACGACCACCATGTTCGCATACGAACACTTCTGTTTAGCTTACAAGGATAGCTCGCGATATCCTCCTTATGGTCACGGTCATGAACTGAATTATCCGTCGTGGTATTATGACTGTCTTGATATGTCTCCCGCTGCCCTCCCCAgtcatcgtcttctctctcttcgcaTTTTTCCAGTTTCCTAAAAGACACCTGTACACCTATTTTCTAATCGGAACAATTTTAGTACACACGCTTGAAAGGAGGGACGGCCTTGCACTCGTTCTCGTCCAGAGTGTTGCCAATGACGCTACGGTAGCCAAGGTCGACCTTGCCGTGGGGCTGCTTCTGGAATGACAGAGTGTGCTTCATCCAGTTGTTATCGTCACGGTCGGGGTAGTCCTCGCGGGCATGAGCACCACGAGACTCCTTGCGAGCAGCGGCGGATGTGGCAGTTTGGGAGCTGACGAACAATTAGCATCCATAGGTCTGACGACAGGTTGATATGAAACTTACGCGCAGGTCAGAAGGTTGCGGAGCTCCAGAGTCTCGACAAGGTCCGAGTTCCAGATCATGGACTTGTCCTTGATGGCAACATCGGGGAATTGGGCATCAATCTCGGTCATCTTGCGAACACCCTCGTCCAAAGACTCCTGTGTTCTGAAAACGCTAACCTCGGTCTGCATGGCCTTCTGCATAGCCAGGCGGACGTCGGAGGTGGACCTGGTACCCTCGCGAGTGCGAACGTTGTCCAGAGTCTCAATAGCCTCCgcaccagcatcagcagccAAAGGCTTGTGCTTGGTGCCAGGGGTGAAGTTATCGCGGATGGTGTGGGAAACGGCACGGCCGAAGACAACCAAGTCGAGGAGGGAGTTGGCACCGAGACGGTTGGCACCGTGGACAGAGACACACGCGGCCTCACCGCAGGCGAACAGACCGGGGACGACCTTGTCGTTGCCAGACTCGTCGACGGTGATGACCTCACCAGTGTATCTCGTGGGAATGCCACCCATGTTGTAGTGGACGGTGGGCAGGACCGGAATAGGCTGAGTGCGAACGTCGACACCGGCGAAAATGCCAGCGGTCTCGGAGATGCCCGGC
The DNA window shown above is from Colletotrichum destructivum chromosome 2, complete sequence and carries:
- a CDS encoding Putative SGNH hydrolase-type esterase domain, SGNH hydrolase superfamily, translating into MSEERTIRIFCFGDSLTAGYSAYGAVYHPYSITLAKKLSRDLSNTRVVATDNGMPGDLVSQGAFEKRFESEMSQNTYDWVIVLGGTNDLAYSVPPERIFDSLRRVYDSAVAKGSKVLALTVPERAAKNEGLETLRRQLNNAILSYQSPNYHAFDLNSRIPYHSLTERERKRYWDDGLHLTAAGYDWMGAHVAEALGDLVELERNPDSRRARRARRHIEEEICFDEEDGDPRSLSGGYVVVRMRDLN
- a CDS encoding Putative DnaJ domain, co-chaperone Hsc20, co-chaperone HscB oligomerization produces the protein MRVSFTTGARDISRLCTRCRQQATMARPSAMLAAANSSRAATHMRWSSGLSTSANQKRWISGTVPLFRPAAPARSSETTDSGSQESKPRMTHYEFFPITLPDGPPPKGHFPIDQRALRREFLRLQAKAHPDMHPAELKARAEATSARINEAYKTLSNPLLRAQYLLSLRGVDVANDETLKVEDPDLLMIVLEAREEIEEAASESELEGQRAANDERIRESEEVLEEAFRHDDIETAKREAVKLRYWVNIQESLNNWEAGKPIVLQH
- a CDS encoding Putative proteasome component (PCI) domain, winged helix-like DNA-binding domain superfamily, with translation MALSQKVAERLAQAESVPGDKTMAYESIIADIKTLSSPATAAADLAAVLDAFFAASLGIVSTRTVLAAFVAALRDLKNDDLWIAVGNHTLSQLAAGPQASSFLDQAAAIRELVAEAHENNEDFLDAAKTLAEIPLDGSQRKVTNDDKARVWVRIARNYLEVDDTTAAETYVNKLKNIMHTVQDRDLDLHFKLSQARILDSKRDFLGASGRYHEISVSPAIAEEERLHTLGMAVKCAILAPAGPMRSRALGRLYKDERSAGLDEFGMLEKMFFDRLLAPEEVDKFAQGLQPHQLATTADGSTVLAKAVVEHNLLGASRLYRNIGFEALGSLLGLDGERAEETTARMIEQGRLLGRIDQLEEVIWFEGGEASGKKGSGRSEVVIGKEMRRWDANVQSMAEEVENVTNALQKQFPDFVETNLVV
- a CDS encoding Putative FMN-dependent dehydrogenase, cytochrome b5-like heme/steroid binding protein, translated to MSKVFTAEEVAKHNSPESCWVVLYGKVYDVTEFLPSHPGGSKIIVKLSGKDATEEYDPIHPPGILEENLKPENCLGTVDPESLALLQSAAAKAASQKPREGPPRLETLLNIEEIEEAATKLIPKKAWAYYFSAADDLWSKSNNNKAYRQILLRPRVFVDCTQVDTSTNLLGHHVGTPLFVAPAAMARLAHPDGERGIARAAAKFNAMQCVSNNASMTPEQIIEGSPEGQVFGWQLYVQNDRAKSEAMLKRINAMKDRYKYITLTLDAPWPGKRELDEKQQFEGAFEVESESNSKEDEAKRPGGGGVGQQLFFGTAADLTWKTTLPWLAQHTDLPIVLKGLQTHEDAYLAAKYAPQVKAIILSNHGGRALDTAPPAVHTLLEIRKYCPEVFDKIEVWVDGGIKRGTDIVKALCLGAKAVGVGRAALFGLGAGGQAGVERTYEILQAEMETCMRLLGAKSVSDLGPHFINTRAVERDIFDGESGIENKVSLWVKSKL